A single genomic interval of Terriglobus albidus harbors:
- a CDS encoding lactonase family protein, producing the protein MPVNAPRLSRREFAWGGLATAFTIRSAFAAGTVTPTRVLLGTTGKVSKGIYTADWNATTGELGSITLAAPLVSPSFLVTRRVGSLTRIYAVSEDGKDDSGVNALETIPGSRELRLLNKVSSFGNGPTHLSLSPDGRSIFIANYGGGSIASYHIKPDGSLSEAVSHFQYEGSGPDPSRQTKSHAHSAQVSPDGRFLLVNDLGLDRICIYRIDAATAALKPNDPPVWQAKPASGPRHISFHPNGKWLYSVNELDSTIDILAWDAARGRITAIDRVSTLKPDFPPHTAFAGEILASADGRNVYVGNRIADQTIAVFDIDRTSGKLKLKQLAPNGGKTTRHIALDRTGKWMIASNQDSGEVVVLQRNLATGELSAPVHRYPLDTPMFATWI; encoded by the coding sequence ATGCCCGTCAATGCCCCCCGACTGTCCCGTAGAGAGTTTGCCTGGGGCGGTCTTGCGACCGCGTTCACTATCCGTTCCGCATTTGCCGCCGGCACGGTTACTCCAACCCGCGTACTGCTGGGAACCACCGGTAAGGTCAGCAAAGGGATCTACACCGCTGACTGGAACGCAACCACTGGCGAGCTCGGCTCCATCACCTTAGCCGCGCCTCTGGTATCACCGAGTTTCCTCGTCACCCGGCGCGTCGGCTCTCTCACACGGATCTATGCCGTCAGTGAAGATGGCAAAGACGACTCCGGCGTCAACGCGCTGGAGACTATCCCCGGCTCTCGCGAGCTTCGCCTGCTGAATAAAGTCTCTTCCTTCGGCAACGGCCCCACGCATCTCTCCCTCTCGCCGGACGGCCGTTCGATCTTTATCGCCAACTATGGCGGAGGCAGCATCGCCTCTTACCACATCAAGCCGGACGGCAGCCTGAGCGAAGCTGTCTCACACTTTCAGTACGAAGGCAGCGGACCTGATCCTTCACGGCAGACGAAGTCGCATGCCCACTCGGCGCAGGTCTCCCCTGACGGCCGCTTCCTCCTGGTAAACGATCTCGGTCTCGACCGGATCTGCATCTATCGCATCGATGCGGCAACCGCCGCTCTCAAGCCCAACGATCCTCCAGTCTGGCAGGCAAAGCCCGCGAGCGGCCCCCGCCACATCTCGTTTCATCCGAACGGCAAGTGGCTGTATAGCGTAAACGAGCTCGACTCGACCATCGATATTCTTGCGTGGGATGCAGCGCGCGGCCGCATCACGGCCATCGACCGCGTCTCGACCCTAAAGCCGGACTTTCCTCCGCATACCGCCTTTGCCGGCGAGATTCTCGCATCCGCCGATGGACGAAATGTGTATGTCGGCAACCGCATCGCCGACCAGACCATCGCGGTCTTCGATATCGACCGTACCTCGGGCAAACTGAAGCTCAAACAGCTTGCACCCAACGGCGGCAAAACCACCCGTCACATCGCCCTGGACCGCACCGGTAAATGGATGATCGCCAGCAACCAGGACAGCGGTGAAGTGGTCGTCTTGCAACGCAATCTCGCTACCGGCGAACTTTCCGCCCCTGTCCACCGGTATCCGCTGGATACACCGATGTTTGCCACCTGGATCTAG
- a CDS encoding uroporphyrinogen-III synthase translates to MLSLETRREREVEKLIRTYNGDPLVVPSMREIPLSSNTDCVEFGHRLLAGEIDLIVFMTGVGVAKMMEVLSASFDREKILQQLCKRQIVARGVKPVAALRELQIPVAVTTAEPSTWREVLAQMDKKYGDTLARYDIAVQEYGATNPELIAELVHRCASVTKVPVYQWGLPLDIAPLQGAIREIIDGSIDVVLFMTAVQVIHLFHVASDMGVADEMRRALESIAIISVGPTTTEEILHYGLKPDFEPSRPRMGFMVNEAAQYARKVLAEKRSSDSFSGAKPEDEAATVASKPPAWPVQQVAPSTSTMAGFRDGLAPLDILQQVSSSLTSTDPLHVVLSRIVACVCAMVPCDSCFIYTLEEDKLVLRASRNPHAAEIDQLKVSVGQGVTGWVAEHREPVSIPERASEDPRFSAFRNLPEDTFEAMLCIPVLCAGRVVGVLNLQHKQPYFHTDLERRLLATIGVLVGAEIERARLETENLQLADRLESRKVIDRAKGILQRDLKISEDEAYRMMQKESRQRRKSMREVADAILLSESMRLGSKTAENR, encoded by the coding sequence GTGTTATCTCTAGAGACCCGCCGCGAGCGCGAGGTGGAGAAGCTCATTCGCACTTATAACGGTGACCCGCTCGTGGTTCCATCCATGCGCGAGATTCCGCTCAGCTCGAATACCGACTGCGTGGAGTTCGGCCACCGCCTGCTCGCAGGGGAGATCGATCTCATCGTCTTCATGACCGGTGTCGGCGTAGCGAAGATGATGGAAGTACTAAGCGCCTCCTTCGATCGCGAAAAAATACTGCAGCAACTGTGCAAGCGACAGATCGTAGCCAGGGGTGTAAAGCCAGTCGCCGCATTGCGTGAGTTACAGATTCCAGTCGCAGTCACCACCGCCGAACCCAGCACATGGCGTGAAGTACTGGCGCAGATGGACAAGAAGTACGGCGATACACTCGCGCGCTATGACATCGCCGTCCAGGAATATGGCGCCACGAATCCCGAGCTGATTGCCGAGCTGGTTCATCGCTGCGCCTCTGTCACCAAAGTCCCGGTCTATCAGTGGGGACTACCGCTCGACATTGCACCGCTGCAGGGAGCGATACGCGAGATCATCGATGGCTCCATCGATGTAGTCCTGTTCATGACCGCAGTGCAGGTGATTCATCTCTTCCACGTGGCCAGCGATATGGGGGTTGCCGATGAGATGCGGAGAGCTCTCGAGTCCATCGCCATCATCTCGGTGGGACCGACGACAACCGAAGAGATTCTGCACTACGGTCTGAAGCCCGACTTCGAGCCATCGCGGCCGCGCATGGGCTTCATGGTGAATGAAGCGGCGCAGTACGCCCGCAAAGTGCTTGCAGAGAAGCGTTCGTCCGATTCCTTTTCCGGCGCCAAGCCGGAAGATGAGGCGGCGACGGTCGCCTCGAAGCCACCCGCATGGCCGGTGCAACAGGTCGCTCCCTCTACCTCAACGATGGCCGGCTTTCGTGATGGCCTGGCGCCGCTGGACATTCTGCAGCAGGTCAGCAGCAGCCTCACCTCAACCGACCCGCTGCATGTTGTACTTTCGCGCATCGTTGCCTGCGTCTGCGCGATGGTGCCGTGCGACTCCTGCTTCATTTACACGCTGGAAGAGGACAAGCTCGTCCTTCGCGCCTCACGGAACCCACACGCTGCCGAAATCGATCAACTGAAGGTCTCCGTCGGACAAGGAGTCACGGGATGGGTCGCCGAACATCGCGAGCCCGTCTCTATCCCGGAGCGTGCCAGCGAAGACCCACGCTTCAGCGCCTTCCGGAATCTTCCGGAAGATACCTTCGAGGCCATGCTCTGCATTCCGGTGCTGTGTGCAGGGCGCGTGGTGGGCGTGCTGAACCTGCAGCACAAGCAGCCCTACTTCCATACCGATCTTGAACGCCGCCTGCTGGCAACCATCGGCGTTCTGGTAGGCGCTGAAATTGAGCGGGCACGCCTGGAGACCGAGAACCTTCAGCTTGCGGACCGGCTTGAATCGCGCAAGGTGATCGATCGCGCCAAGGGCATTCTGCAACGCGACCTGAAGATCTCCGAAGACGAGGCATACCGCATGATGCAGAAAGAGAGCCGGCAACGGCGGAAGTCGATGCGTGAAGTCGCCGACGCGATTCTGCTCTCTGAAAGTATGCGGTTAGGATCGAAGACCGCAGAAAACCGTTAG
- a CDS encoding NirA family protein: MSTMPHNLVSPQSGFSDEQAQYLRGFFAGVLQRPFVGHSASGQITSQPSAGSANLAEPAKEETFFGTPVSDLCAEELWKYERNPLDLWDELLQTAASNEAPDAERRYRFKFHGLFHVAPAQDSFMLRMRVPGGVMSSAQMRGIATIAEKFGNSRIDLTTRANIQLREFAPKDVVNVLNSVRTLGMSSMGSGADNIRNITASPISGYDPQELIDVQPYADALQNYITNSRDMFGLPRKFNIAFDNGGAISTLADTNDIGFVAFSVGEGKSVPAGVYFRVLLCGITGHKQFASDCGLLLRPDQLVAVAAAMVRVFAENGDRTDRKKARLKYLVDRWGVEKFLEETEKKLAFPILRVDASECEARGPINRAGHLGVHAQSQPGFSYIGVCVPVGWLPIAQARVIADVAERFGSGELRLTVWQNLLIPNVPEDRVAEACRVLHQAGLETAAGRVQSGTVACTGNRGCKFAAADTKGHALEIARSLDSMFVIHQPVNLHVTGCPHSCAQHYIGDIGLMGVKVGGEEGYQVNLGGGADNDQAMARQLFPAMKYSQVLPALQAIFTVYTTQCMEGESFLAFTNRHSIEDLRSMCTSNAPAEVMA; this comes from the coding sequence ATGTCGACGATGCCACACAATCTCGTCTCACCGCAGTCGGGCTTCTCCGACGAGCAGGCACAGTATCTCCGTGGTTTTTTTGCGGGTGTGTTGCAACGCCCGTTTGTTGGGCACTCCGCATCCGGGCAGATCACTTCTCAGCCTTCTGCCGGCAGCGCGAATCTTGCCGAGCCCGCCAAGGAAGAGACTTTCTTCGGTACGCCAGTCTCCGATCTCTGCGCTGAAGAGCTCTGGAAGTACGAGCGCAATCCGCTGGATCTGTGGGATGAGCTGCTGCAGACTGCCGCCTCAAACGAGGCCCCTGACGCGGAGCGCCGCTATCGTTTCAAATTCCACGGTCTGTTTCATGTAGCCCCCGCGCAGGATTCCTTCATGCTTCGGATGCGCGTCCCCGGCGGCGTCATGAGCTCCGCGCAGATGCGTGGCATCGCCACGATTGCTGAAAAGTTCGGCAACAGCCGCATCGATCTCACCACCCGCGCCAATATTCAGCTCCGCGAGTTTGCACCGAAGGATGTCGTCAACGTGCTGAACAGCGTTCGCACGCTCGGCATGAGTTCGATGGGTTCCGGCGCAGACAACATCCGCAATATCACCGCATCGCCGATTTCCGGCTACGATCCGCAGGAACTGATCGACGTGCAGCCCTACGCCGATGCGCTGCAGAACTACATCACCAACTCGCGCGATATGTTCGGGCTGCCGCGCAAGTTCAATATCGCCTTCGACAATGGCGGCGCCATCAGCACCCTGGCCGACACCAACGACATCGGCTTTGTAGCCTTCTCTGTTGGTGAAGGAAAGAGCGTGCCTGCGGGCGTCTACTTCCGCGTTCTGCTCTGCGGTATCACCGGGCATAAGCAGTTCGCTTCGGACTGCGGTTTGCTGTTGCGCCCTGACCAGCTTGTTGCTGTGGCTGCGGCGATGGTCCGCGTCTTTGCTGAAAACGGCGATCGTACCGATCGCAAGAAGGCCCGCCTGAAGTATCTCGTTGATCGCTGGGGCGTCGAGAAATTCCTGGAAGAGACAGAGAAGAAGCTTGCGTTCCCGATCCTGCGCGTCGATGCCTCGGAGTGCGAAGCACGTGGTCCGATCAATCGCGCTGGACACCTTGGTGTGCATGCTCAGTCGCAGCCCGGCTTCTCCTACATTGGTGTGTGTGTTCCCGTGGGTTGGCTGCCTATCGCGCAGGCCCGCGTCATTGCGGATGTTGCCGAGCGATTCGGAAGCGGCGAGCTCCGTCTGACGGTCTGGCAGAACCTGCTTATTCCGAACGTGCCGGAAGATCGTGTTGCTGAGGCATGCCGTGTCCTGCATCAGGCTGGGCTTGAGACCGCCGCAGGCCGCGTGCAGAGCGGTACCGTTGCCTGTACCGGCAATCGTGGGTGCAAGTTCGCTGCCGCGGACACCAAGGGCCACGCTCTGGAGATTGCGCGCTCGCTGGACAGCATGTTCGTCATTCACCAGCCAGTTAACCTGCATGTGACCGGCTGCCCACACTCCTGCGCGCAGCACTACATCGGCGATATCGGCCTGATGGGCGTGAAGGTCGGTGGCGAAGAAGGCTACCAGGTGAACCTCGGCGGCGGAGCCGACAACGACCAAGCCATGGCGCGGCAGCTTTTTCCGGCGATGAAGTACAGCCAGGTACTGCCTGCGCTGCAGGCGATCTTTACGGTTTACACCACACAGTGCATGGAAGGTGAGAGCTTCCTCGCCTTTACCAACAGACACAGCATTGAGGATCTGCGCAGTATGTGTACCAGCAACGCCCCGGCGGAGGTGATGGCGTGA